The Parabacteroides timonensis sequence CATGAAGCATCGGGTATTTTTAAGCTTGATTATGAATTTATCGAAGGATTGAAATTTACCGGTATTGCCAATGTAAGATATACATTTCAGAATGAGGAGTCCAGAGCTCGTAAGACGTTCTATAAAAACTATTTCACAGGGGAAGAGTTTGAAAACGGACAGAATACTTTCACCGACCGTCGCGATTACAATGCTTACTATAATTTACAGGCTTTGCTGAACTATAAGAAAAGTTTTGGTGTTCATAACCTGGATATTCTGGCCGGTTACCAGCAGGAAAGTGAAAATACAGACTGGCTGAAAGGTGCTCGTTCCGGTTATCCGACCGATATTATTTGGGAGTTGAATCCGGGTCCGAAGGATAACTGGAGTAATGACGGGAACGGAGAGCATTGGGCGCTGGCCTCTTTTATCGGTCGTATCAATTATGATTACGACAATAAATATATTTTATCAGTAAGTATGCGTTCGGATGCTTCTTCCCGTTTTGCGAAAGGAAGCCGTTGGTCGACTTTTCCGTCTGTAGCCGGTGCATGGAGACTTTCCCAGGAGTCGTTTATGGAAGGAACGCGTAGTTTTCTGGACGACCTAAAGGTCAGAGCTTCCTGGGGACAGACCGGTAGTGCAACGGGATTAGGCCTTTATCCGAGTTATACGTTGATATCTACTGGTGGTTTGATCCTGAATAACGTTTATCAGCAGACTGCTTCTTTAAAAACGATTGGAAATAGGGATTTAACCTGGGAACATACGGATATGTTGAACTTCGGTCTGGATGTGAAAATGCTGAACAGTCGTTTGAACTTTACGGGAGACTATTATATCAAAAAAACGAAAGATATTTTATTGGAAATGCCCGTGCCGCTGGAATATGGTTTTGGTAAACCGAATATGAATATCGGCGAGGTGCGTAACAAAGGCTGGGAATTGACTTTAAGCTGGAATGACCGTATAAATGATTTTGGTTACAGTATCTCGGGTAATTTGTCGGATAACCGGAATGAAGTGATCGACCTGGGAGATACAGGTCCGTGGAAAGGTTCCAACACCTATACGGAAGTTGGATTGCCTTATAACTCTATTTACGGATATGAATCGATGGGATTATTCCAGTCTGATGAAGAGGTAGCCAATGCTCCTTTCCAGAATTCAAATACGGCTGCCGGTGATATACGTTATAAAAACCAGAATGGAGATGATAAGATCGATGCTAACGACCGTGTTGTAATAGGCGATCCCAATCCTCACTTCCTGTATGGCGTGAACCTGGGTTTTGATTACAAAAACTTTGATTTAAATATGTTCTTCCAGGGGATCGGGCAGAAAGACCGGGTTATAATGGATAATTTTGTCAGACCGTTTTATGATTCTTCTATTTTTGAACATCATTTGGATTACTGGACTCCCGAAAATACAGGTGCCAGATATCCGCGTATCCTGAATAAGGACGACGGAACACATAATTATCAGCAGTCTGATTACTGGATGATTAATGCCGGATATTTCCGTATGAAGAATTTGCAGATCGGATATACTATTCCGCGTGAAATATTAAGATCGGCAGGTTTTGACAGAGTACGGGTCTATTTCTCTGCTAATAATTTGTTTACTGTTTCCGATTTTGTGCCGGGTATGGATCCGGAATCTGATAAGTCCGTATCTTATCCGTTTGCCCGGACATATTCATTTGGTTTAAATGTTCAATTTTAAAAAGCTGAAAAAATGAAATCAATAAAAATATATATATGTGCAGTCCTGATGGTGCTGGGTATTTCTTCATGTGATAGTTTTCTGACAAC is a genomic window containing:
- a CDS encoding TonB-dependent receptor; translated protein: MRISILFLFVSILASYASNVNSQTAKVNITSTRMTIGTFIRQVEKETGYMFVYNKEEIDANKTISLKKGKNTVADCLNTIFVGSGVSFVFDDGYVVLTKHAQETAVSQQAGKVVKGIVTDETGLSVIGANIFVKGTNLGTITDMEGNFSLEVPSDNDILVVSYIGYVEQQIPVKNRKNWAIILKEDAQNLDEVVVVGYGTQRKGNIATAVTTVKAEALQNRPVQTIGEALQGQIPGLSVTSKGAPGESPSLQLRGSSMLKSSTAETDKETLPRLRSETSGPLVLVDGVPADFNFLNPEDIESINVLKDAASAAIYGSRAANGVLLITTKRGKMGKPTFRYNGSVGVNTPMYMPKSISSAEYARIKNEAERNMGRAPIYSDEDIAMFANGTDLNRYPNTNWLDLAIQNSVTTRHGLEASGGTEKVRYLVSAGVDHQTGVFPNTQQNVFNVRSSTDITITKKFGISFDMRYQLRDMEALNNQEDLYKQLIFADPTMVAYYTDGTYGYNPGFFTNPLVPLYEGGQKLTNRHEASGIFKLDYEFIEGLKFTGIANVRYTFQNEESRARKTFYKNYFTGEEFENGQNTFTDRRDYNAYYNLQALLNYKKSFGVHNLDILAGYQQESENTDWLKGARSGYPTDIIWELNPGPKDNWSNDGNGEHWALASFIGRINYDYDNKYILSVSMRSDASSRFAKGSRWSTFPSVAGAWRLSQESFMEGTRSFLDDLKVRASWGQTGSATGLGLYPSYTLISTGGLILNNVYQQTASLKTIGNRDLTWEHTDMLNFGLDVKMLNSRLNFTGDYYIKKTKDILLEMPVPLEYGFGKPNMNIGEVRNKGWELTLSWNDRINDFGYSISGNLSDNRNEVIDLGDTGPWKGSNTYTEVGLPYNSIYGYESMGLFQSDEEVANAPFQNSNTAAGDIRYKNQNGDDKIDANDRVVIGDPNPHFLYGVNLGFDYKNFDLNMFFQGIGQKDRVIMDNFVRPFYDSSIFEHHLDYWTPENTGARYPRILNKDDGTHNYQQSDYWMINAGYFRMKNLQIGYTIPREILRSAGFDRVRVYFSANNLFTVSDFVPGMDPESDKSVSYPFARTYSFGLNVQF